From Streptomyces sp. NBC_01551:
CCGACTTCGCGCGCCGGGGCGCCCAGCCCGGCCGCGCCCAGCCCGGCCGTGTCCACGCCGGCCGCGCCCACCCCGGCCGCGTCCGCCAGGGCCGCGTCCTCGCAGCGGACGCGCACGCTCAGCAGGACCGCGTTGAGCGCGGTGAAGCCGGCCGCGGTCACCCACGCCGAGTGCACCAGCGGCAGCGCGGCCCCCTCCACCACGACCGCCACGTAGTTGGGGTGGCGCAGGATCCGGTACGGCCCGCCCGCGACCAGCGCCAGCCCGGGCACCACGAGCACCCGGGTGTTCCAGCGCGGCCCGAGCGTGGCGATGCACCACCAGCGCAGGCCCTGTGCCGCGACGGCCAGCGCCAGCGCGGACCAGCCGGGCAACGGGACGAACGGGCGGCCCGCGGCCCAGGGTTCCACCGCGCAGCCCACGAGCAGCGCGGTGTGCAGGGCCACCATCGCGGGGTAGTGCCCGCGGCCGTACTCGCGGGCGCCGCGCGCCAGGCTCCACGCGGCATTGCGGCGGGCCGTGGCCAGCTCGGCGAGCCGCTCGACCGCGACGAGGCCGAGCAGGAGCAGGTAGAGACTCAGGGACAGGGACAGGGAGGGGGTCATCGGCACGGTGTCACCAGCGCAGCAGGACGAGTTCGGAGGCGAAGCCCGGACCGAAGGCGATCATCAGCCCGACCGAGCCGGGCGCGGGCGGTTCCTCGGCCTGGATCCCGCCCAGGATGTGCAGGACGGAGGCGGAGGAGAGGTTCCCGGCGGTCGCCAGCGAGCGCCGGCTCGCCGCGAACGCGGTGTCCGGCAGGCCCAGGGTCTCCGCCAGGACGTCCAGGATCTTCGGCCCGCCGGGATGGCAGATCCAGGCGTCGACGTCCCCGGGTTTGAGGTCGTGCCCGGCCAGGAACGTCTCGACCTCCTCGGCCACGTGCAGCCGCACCAGCTCCGGGAGTTCGCGGCCCAGCACCATCCGGAAGCCCCAGTGGCCGATGTCCCATCCGAGCAGCCCCTCGGTGCCCGGGTAGAGCCGGCTGCGCGAGGCCACCACCGTGGGCCCGGGGCGGGTGTCGTGGAGGGGATGGTCGCGCCCCACCGCCAGCAGGGCGCCGGCCCCGTCGCCGAACAGGGCCCCGGCCACCAGGTTGGACATCGAGGTGTCGGTGGGCTGGAGGGTGAGCGAGCAGAGCTCCGTGGACAGCAGCAGCGCGGCGTGCGAGGGGTGTCCGGCCAGGTGGTCGTGGAGGTGGCCGAGCCCGGCGGCGCCCGCCGCGCAGCCCAGGCCGAAGAGCGGCACCCGCTTCACGTCGGGCCGCAGCCCGGCCCGGGTGACGAGCCGCGCCTCCAGCGAGGGCGTCGCGAGACCGGTCACGGTGGTCGACATGACGAGGTCGACGTCCCCCGGTGCGCAGCCGCCGTCGGCGAGGGCCAGCCCCAGGGCGCGGGCCCCGAGCTCCAGCGCCGTCCCGACGAAGAGGGCGTTCGTGCCGCCGAAGTCGTTCGAGGGCCCGTAACGCTCCAGCGGGAGCGCGAGGTTGCGGAAGTCGACCCGGACCGACGCGTGCACCCGGCGCAGCGCTCCCGTGTCGGACCCCGCCGGCAGGCAGCGGGCGAGGGCCTCGGTGATCTGCGGCTGCGGGTAGCGGTGGGGAGGGAACACGCTGCTCACTGCCAGGACACGTGTCATTGACCCAACATAGGGAACAAGTGACGTTTCGCCAGGAATCGCGCGAACCAGGCGTGCCGCCGCCTCCCGGCCCTCCCTAGAGTGGCGCCCGTGTCCGTCGCCGCACGAGAGACCCCGCTCCGCCGCGCCCGCCAGGGCCGGGTGCTGGTGGGCCTGCTGAAGGCCTGCCACCCCGTGCCGGCCGCCGCCGTGACCGTGTTCGCCGCCGCGCTGGCCGTGGCCGTGGGACGGGGGCCGGGTGGCGCCGCCGTCACGGGCTGCGCGGTCGCGGCCGGCCAGCTGTCGGTGGGCTGGTGCAACGACCGGGTCGATCTGCGCCGCGACCTGGCGACCGGCCGGCCGGACAAACCCCTGGTCGCGGGCGCCGTACGGCCCGCCGCGGTGACCGCCGCCGCGCTCACGGCGCTGCTGCTGTGCCTGCCGCTCTCGCTCGCCTGCGGGCCGCTCGCCGGGGCCGCGCACCTGTCCGGGGTGGCGGCCGCCTGGGCGTACAACCTGTGGCTGAAGGGCACGGCCGCCTCCTGGCTCCCGTACGCCCTGGCCTTCGGCCTGCTCCCGGCGTTCGTCACCCTCGGCCTGCCCGGGGCGCCCTGGCCGCCGCTCTGGCTCACGGCGGCCGCCGCCCTGCTGGGCGCGGGTGCGCACTGCGCCAACGTCCTCCCGGACATCGAGGACGACCTGGCAACCGGGGTGCGCGGCCTGCCGCACCGGCTCGGGGCGCGGCGCGCCGGCGCGCTGGCCGCGCTCCTCGTCCTCGGTTCGACCCTGGCGCTCGTCGCCGGACCGCCCGGGCCCGTCACCCCGTACGGCGGCCGGCTGCTGGCGGGCACGGCCGCGGCGGCGCTGCTCGCGGCCGCCCGACCGGGAGGCCGGATCCCCTTCCACACCACGCTGGCCATCGCGGGGGCCGACGTGGCGCTGCTCCTGGTGCGGGGCGCGGGACTGCGCTGAGCGTCACTCCCGGACCCGGAGCGCGGCGGTGTGCGCGCGGACCTGCTCCGGGGTCAGGTAGGCCTCGGTGTACTCGAAGTCGCGGAGCGTGGCGGGCTGCTGGGCCTGGAACCCGGTCCGCACGAAATCGTCCCCCGCGACGGCGTTGAGCAGCCAGTTCGTCAGCACCCGGGTCTTGGCGACATTGGTCCGCAGCGCCGACCAGTGGTAGCCGCGGGCCACCGCCTGGGCGGGGAGGCCGCGCAGTTCGATGCCGAGCGGCTTGGAGACGGCGTCCGTCCCGCCCAGGTCCACCACGAGGCCGAGGTCCTTGTGCACGTACGGCCGCAGCGGCTGGTTGCGCAGGGTGGCGATGACGCCGTCGGCGACCGCGCGTCCCTGCCGCATGGCGTGCTGCGCGGTGGGCGGGCAGACCGCGCCGTCGCCCTTGGCCAAATCCGGTACGGCGGCCGCGTCCCCGAGCGCGAAGACCCCGTCGGCGCCGGGCACGGTCAGGTCGGGCCGGACCACGAGCCGGCCCGCGAGGGTCTCGGTGCCCAGGGTCCCGACGAGGGGGCTCGCGGCGACGCCGGCCGTCCAGATGAGGGTGCGGCTGGGCAGGACCCGACCGTCGGTGAGCGTCACCTTCTCGGCGGAGACCTCCGCGACCGACACCCCGAGGGAGACCTCGATGCCGCGCCGGCGCAGGATGCCCAGGGCGGCCCGGCCGAGGCTGTCACCGAGTTCGGGCATCAGCCTGGGAGCCAGGTCGACGAGGTGCCATTTGATCTGACGGGGGTCCAGGCGGGGGTAGCGGGTGGCCGCGTGCCGGGTGAGCCGTTGCAGGCAGGCCGCCGTCTCGGTGCCCGCGTAGCCGCCGCCGACCACCACGAACCGCAGCCGGGAGGCACGTTCCTCCTCGTCCTGGCTCGCGTCCGCCAGATCCAGCTGGGCGATCACGTGGTCGCGCAGGTACGCGGCCTCGGCGAGGGTCTTCATCCCGCGCGCGTGCGTCACCAGTCCGGGGATGTCGAAAGTGCGGGTGATGCTGCCGGGGGCGAGCACGAGGACGTCGTAGGGCTGGTCCACGAGCTCGCCGGTGATCTTGCGGATCACGCAGATCCGCGCCTGCGGGTCCACCCCGACGGCGCCCCCGGGGATGATGCGCGTGCGGTGCCTGTGACTGCGGCGCAGTGAGACGGCGACGGACTGCGGGGTCAGCACACCGGCCGCCACCTGCGGCAACAGCGGCAGGTAGAGCTGGTACGAGAACGGCGTGACCAGCGAGACCTCCGCCTCGGCGGGAGAGAGCCGGCGCTCCAGCCGCCGCACGCACTCGACCCCGGCGAAGCCGGCGCCCACTACGAGAATCCTCGATCGCGACACGGTGTACGTCCCTTCGCGGCCTTTCGGGTGAGCTGCTCTCCGGGTCATCTGCCCCGTACGCCGCGCCTTGCACGGCGATTTCACGCCGAGGAGTCCCGCCGCCCGCGCACGCCCGCTCGGCGCGCCCCACCGGAGCTCCGTGGCCAGACTGGGACCAGGAGGTACGCGATGGACCCCGTAGCAGCGCTGAGCCGGATCGCCTTCCTGCTGGAGCGCGCCCAGGCACCCACGTACCGGGTCGCCGCCTTCCGTACGGCGGCGGACGCGCTCGTACGGATGGGTGAGCGCGAGGCCGCCGAGCGGGCCGTGGCGGGAACCCTGGAGGCGGTGAAGGGCATCGGCCCCAAGACCGCCCAGGTCGTACGGGAGGCACTCGCCGGGGAGATCCCCGCGTACCTCCAGCGGCTGGAGGACGAGGTGGCGGCCCACCCCGAGGGCGAACGGGCGACGCCCGAGGGCCTGGCCCTGCGGGCCGCCCTGCGCGGCGACTGCCACCTGCACTCCGAGTGGTCCGACGGAGGCAGCCCCATCGAGGCCATGGGCCGCACGGCCGCCGAGCTCGGACACGAGTGGGCCGTCCTCACCGACCACTCGCCGAGCCTGAAGGTCGCCCGGGGCCTCTCCCCGCAGCGGCTGCGCGAACAGCTCGACGTGGTGGCCGGGCTGAACGCGGGCTGGGCGCCGTTCCGGCTGCTCACCGGCATCGAGTGCGACATCCTGGAGGACGGCTCCCTCGACCAGGAACCCGAACTCCTCGACGAGCTGGACCTCGTCGTCGCCTCCGTGCACTCCAAGCTGCGCATGGACGCGCCCGCGATGACCAAGCGGCTGCTGGCCGCCGTGCGCAACCCGCTCATGGACGTCCTCGGGCACTGCACGGGGCGGCTGGTCACCGGCAAGACCCGGCCCGAGTCCCGGTTCGACGCCGAGGCCGTCTTCGCGGCCTGCGCGGAATCCGGGACCGCCGTCGAGATCAACAGCAGGCCCGAGCGGCTGGACCCGCCCCGGCGGCTGTTGAAGCAGGCCGTGGAGGCCGGGACCCTCTTCGCCGTCGACACTGACGCGCACGCCCCCGGCCAGCTGGACTGGCAGCTCCTCGGCTGCGAACGGGCCGTGGAGTGCGGGGTCGAGGCCGAGCGGATCGTCAACACCTGGCCCGAGGAGGACCTGCTCCGCTGGACCCGCACCCGTCGGCCCCCGGCCGCCTGACGTCAGGCGGCCGGGGGCCGGGGGCCGGGCATCAGACATCGGATGTCAGACGTCGTCCTCGCGGGCCGTGGTGAGGGTGAACAGCGCCCCGTCCGGGTCGCGCAGGGCCACCCACCGCTCGGTGTCGTTCTCGATGACGTCCGAAACGGTGCGCCCGCCCAGGTCCCCGGCCGCCGTGAGGGCCGGGCCGAGATCCGGGACCCGGAAGTGGACGTGCCAGCGCGGCCGGGCGTGCGCGAAGTAGGCCGCCGTCTCGACCGGACCGCTGTTCAGCCGGGCGACGGGCTCGCCGCCCTGCCGCAGCACGACCTGGTCCTCCTCGTAGGAGACCTCGCAGCAGCCGGGGCGCCCGGTGGCCCACTCCAGCACCTCGCCGTAGAAGATCGCCGACTCCAGCGCGTTGCGCGTCCGCAGCTCCAGCCACGCCGGAGCCTGCCCCGCGCCCACCCGCCAGTCGGCCGCCACCGTGCCCTCCCAGATCCCGAAGACCGCGCCGTCCCGGTCCGCCACCAGGGCCGCCCGGCCCCCCGACTCGAACGAGACCGGCCCGACGGCGATCGTCCCGCTGCGCTCCCGGATCCGGTCCACCGCCACATCGACGTCGTCGACGGCGAAATACGGGGTCCAGGCCACCGCCATCGCCAGATCGGCGGCCAGCGCCCCGATACCCGCCACGGGTACCCCGTCGGCCTCGGCGACAGAGAAAGCGTCGCCGAGGCGGGCCGGCCGGAACTTCCAGCCCACGACCGCGCCGTAGAACCGCTGTGCCGCCTCGAGGTCGCGAGCCATCAGGCTCACCCAGCACGGGGCCCCGAAGACGTCCCTCGTGGAGATCCGGTTTCCCTGCCTCATGCCTTCGAGCGTACGCGCGGACGGCCCGGGAGGCCGGGCCGCGGTGATCGCGGCGCCGCCGCGCCGGGACTGCGAAACCGGGCCCGTGCACCTGGCTGCAGCCCGGCCCCGCACCCCGGGCGGATCCGGGACGCGCGGGTCATGCCGGTGTACGAGTTCACCGCCGGCGGGGGTCACCTCACCGGCGGAGTTCTTCTCGCCGGAGAACCTCGACCGGGTGCTCGCGCCGGCCGACCGGCAGGTGCCCACGGGCGCCGCCCGCCCCGCCGCTCACCACCAGTAGGCGGGGTACCGCGGCGCCTTGCGGCGCACCCGGGAAGCCGCGTACCCGGTGAGCACCAGCAGGACCGTCGAACCGAACAGCAGCGGGACGAACCGGGCCGGGGCCGGGGTCTGGAGCACGACGATCACGGCCGTGGCCACGGCCGGCGAGTGCGGGGTGCGGGCCACCATGTTCAGCGCGAGCGTGACACCCGCCGCGACGGCCGCCGCCCAGGCGCTGCCGCCCGCCGCCGCGAGGACGGCGTAGCCCACGGCGCACCCCACCAGGTGGCCGACGATGACCCCGCGCGGCTGGGCCAGCGGCAGCGTGGGGGCGCTGTGGACCAGCGCGGCACTGGCGGCCAGCGGGGGTATCAGCACCGGCTCGTGGATCATCGCGCCGATCCCGACGAGTCCCAGCAGGACGGCGGTCACCGCGCTGATGC
This genomic window contains:
- a CDS encoding type III polyketide synthase, which gives rise to MTRVLAVSSVFPPHRYPQPQITEALARCLPAGSDTGALRRVHASVRVDFRNLALPLERYGPSNDFGGTNALFVGTALELGARALGLALADGGCAPGDVDLVMSTTVTGLATPSLEARLVTRAGLRPDVKRVPLFGLGCAAGAAGLGHLHDHLAGHPSHAALLLSTELCSLTLQPTDTSMSNLVAGALFGDGAGALLAVGRDHPLHDTRPGPTVVASRSRLYPGTEGLLGWDIGHWGFRMVLGRELPELVRLHVAEEVETFLAGHDLKPGDVDAWICHPGGPKILDVLAETLGLPDTAFAASRRSLATAGNLSSASVLHILGGIQAEEPPAPGSVGLMIAFGPGFASELVLLRW
- a CDS encoding UbiA family prenyltransferase, which translates into the protein MSVAARETPLRRARQGRVLVGLLKACHPVPAAAVTVFAAALAVAVGRGPGGAAVTGCAVAAGQLSVGWCNDRVDLRRDLATGRPDKPLVAGAVRPAAVTAAALTALLLCLPLSLACGPLAGAAHLSGVAAAWAYNLWLKGTAASWLPYALAFGLLPAFVTLGLPGAPWPPLWLTAAAALLGAGAHCANVLPDIEDDLATGVRGLPHRLGARRAGALAALLVLGSTLALVAGPPGPVTPYGGRLLAGTAAAALLAAARPGGRIPFHTTLAIAGADVALLLVRGAGLR
- a CDS encoding NAD(P)/FAD-dependent oxidoreductase: MSRSRILVVGAGFAGVECVRRLERRLSPAEAEVSLVTPFSYQLYLPLLPQVAAGVLTPQSVAVSLRRSHRHRTRIIPGGAVGVDPQARICVIRKITGELVDQPYDVLVLAPGSITRTFDIPGLVTHARGMKTLAEAAYLRDHVIAQLDLADASQDEEERASRLRFVVVGGGYAGTETAACLQRLTRHAATRYPRLDPRQIKWHLVDLAPRLMPELGDSLGRAALGILRRRGIEVSLGVSVAEVSAEKVTLTDGRVLPSRTLIWTAGVAASPLVGTLGTETLAGRLVVRPDLTVPGADGVFALGDAAAVPDLAKGDGAVCPPTAQHAMRQGRAVADGVIATLRNQPLRPYVHKDLGLVVDLGGTDAVSKPLGIELRGLPAQAVARGYHWSALRTNVAKTRVLTNWLLNAVAGDDFVRTGFQAQQPATLRDFEYTEAYLTPEQVRAHTAALRVRE
- a CDS encoding PHP domain-containing protein, with amino-acid sequence MDPVAALSRIAFLLERAQAPTYRVAAFRTAADALVRMGEREAAERAVAGTLEAVKGIGPKTAQVVREALAGEIPAYLQRLEDEVAAHPEGERATPEGLALRAALRGDCHLHSEWSDGGSPIEAMGRTAAELGHEWAVLTDHSPSLKVARGLSPQRLREQLDVVAGLNAGWAPFRLLTGIECDILEDGSLDQEPELLDELDLVVASVHSKLRMDAPAMTKRLLAAVRNPLMDVLGHCTGRLVTGKTRPESRFDAEAVFAACAESGTAVEINSRPERLDPPRRLLKQAVEAGTLFAVDTDAHAPGQLDWQLLGCERAVECGVEAERIVNTWPEEDLLRWTRTRRPPAA
- a CDS encoding VOC family protein, with the translated sequence MRQGNRISTRDVFGAPCWVSLMARDLEAAQRFYGAVVGWKFRPARLGDAFSVAEADGVPVAGIGALAADLAMAVAWTPYFAVDDVDVAVDRIRERSGTIAVGPVSFESGGRAALVADRDGAVFGIWEGTVAADWRVGAGQAPAWLELRTRNALESAIFYGEVLEWATGRPGCCEVSYEEDQVVLRQGGEPVARLNSGPVETAAYFAHARPRWHVHFRVPDLGPALTAAGDLGGRTVSDVIENDTERWVALRDPDGALFTLTTAREDDV
- a CDS encoding HPP family protein — protein: MSTDAALHPQPTPAPPTPAPTPAPGLARAPSRPTPAAAFHSISAVTAVLLGLVGIGAMIHEPVLIPPLAASAALVHSAPTLPLAQPRGVIVGHLVGCAVGYAVLAAAGGSAWAAAVAAGVTLALNMVARTPHSPAVATAVIVVLQTPAPARFVPLLFGSTVLLVLTGYAASRVRRKAPRYPAYWW